One segment of Choloepus didactylus isolate mChoDid1 chromosome 15, mChoDid1.pri, whole genome shotgun sequence DNA contains the following:
- the LOC119510646 gene encoding LOW QUALITY PROTEIN: zinc finger CCCH domain-containing protein 14-like (The sequence of the model RefSeq protein was modified relative to this genomic sequence to represent the inferred CDS: inserted 2 bases in 1 codon): MEIGTEISRKIRSAIKGKLQELGAYVDEELPDYIMVMVANKKSQDQMTEDLSLFLGNNTIRFTVXEPSSLKSSDTNIFDTNVPSNKSSFGRGDERRHEAAVPPLAVTSTRPEKRDSRLSTSSQEQKTTNVRQTYDDGAATRLMSTVKPLREPAPSEDVVDIKPEPDDLIDEDLNFVQENPLSQKKPTVTVTYGSSRPSIEIYRPPASRNADSGAHLNRLQFQQQQNSMHASKQLDVQNSRVYETGRLCEPEVPNSLEETYSPFFRNSSEKMDIEEENFRKRKLPVVSSVIKVKKFNHDGEEEEEDDNYGSRTASVSSSVSVPAKPERRPSLPPSKQANKNLILKAISEAQESVTKTTNYSAVPQKQTLPVAPRTRTSQEELLAEVIQGQSRTPRISPPIIEEETKGDNIEKSQAEMSELSVAQKPEKLLERCKYWPACKNGDECAYHHPVSPCKAFPNCKFAEKCLFVHPNCKYDANCTKPDCPFTHMSRRIPVLPPKPAVATPASPSSSQLCRYFPACKKMECPFYHPKHCRFNTQCTRPDCTFYHPTITVPPRHALKWIRPQTSE, from the exons ATGGAGATCGGCACCGAAATCAGCCGCAAGATCCGGAGTGCCATTAAGGGGAAATTGCAAGAATTAGGAGCTTATGTTGACGAAGAACTTCCTGATTACATTATGGTGATGGTGGCCAACAAGAAAAGTCAGGACCAAATGACAGAGGACCTGTCCCTGTTTCTAGGGAACAACACAATTCGATTCACCGT TGAACCCTCTAGTCTAAAGTCTTCTGATACCAACATCTTTGATACTAATGTGCCTTCAAACAAAAGCAGTTTCGGTCGGGGAGATGAGAGACGGCACGAAGCTGCAGTGCCGCCTCTTGCAGTTACAAGCACTAGACCTGAAAAAAGGGATTCCAGACTTTCCACAAGTTCACAGGAGCAGAAAACCACTAATGTTAGACAGACTTACGATGATGGAGCTGCAACCCGACTAATGTCAACCGTGAAACCTCTGAGGGAGCCAGCACCTTCGGAAGATGTGGTTGATATTAAGCCAGAACCGGATGATCTCATTGATGAAGACCTCAATTTTGTGCAGGAGAATCCCTTATCTCAGAAAAAGCCTACAGTGACAGTTACATATGGTTCTTCTCGCCCTTCTATTGAAATTTACAGGCCACCTGCTAGTCGAAATGCAGATAGTGGTGCTCATTTAAATAGGTTGCAGTTCCAGCAGCAGCAAAACAGTATGCACGCTTCCAAACAGCTTGATGTACAGAATAGCCGGGTATATGAAACAGGACGCTTGTGTGAACCAGAAGTGCCTAATAGCTTAGAGGAGACTTACAGTCCCTTCTTCAGAAACAGCTCGGAAAAAATGGATATTGAGGAAGAAAACTTTCGGAAGAGAAAGTTGCCTGTGGTAAGTTCagttattaaagtaaaaaaattcaatcatgatggagaagaagaggaagaagatgatAATTATGGTTCCCGGACAGCAAGTGTCTCAAGCAGTGTGTCAGTGCCAGCAAAACCTGAAAGGAGACCTTCACTTCCACCTTCAAAACAAGCTAACAAGAATCTAATTTTGAAGGCCATCTCTGAAGCTCAAGAATctgtaacaaaaacaacaaactatTCTGCAGTTCCACAGAAACAGACACTTCCAGTTGCTCCGAGAACTCGAACTTCTCAAGAAGAATTGCTGGCAGAAGTGATCCAGGGGCAAAGCAGGACCCCCAGAATAAGTCCCCCcattatagaagaggaaacaaaaggaGATAATATAGAAAAAAGTCAAGCTGAGATGAGTGAATTGAGTGTGGcacaaaaaccagaaaaacttTTGGAGCGCTGCAAGTACTGGCCTGCCTGTAAAAATGGGGATGAGTGTGCTTACCATCATCCCGTTTCACCTTGCAAAGCCTTTCCCAATTGTAAATTTGCTGAaaaatgtttgtttgttcatCCAAATTGTAAATATGATGCAAATTGTACAAAACCAGATTGTCCTTTCACTCATATGAGTAGAAGAATCCCAGTACTGCCTCCAAAACCAGCAGTTGCAACACCAGCATCACCTTCTAGTAGTCAGCTCTGCCGTTACTTCCCTGCTTGTAAGAAAATGGAATGTCCCTTCTATCATCCAAAACATTGTAGATTTAACACTCAATGTACAAGACCTGACTGTACATTTTACCATCCCACCATTACGGTACCACCACGACATGCCTTGAAATGGATTCGACCTCAAACCAGTGAATGA